One Leptolyngbya ohadii IS1 genomic window carries:
- a CDS encoding L,D-transpeptidase family protein, translating into MSNSSLNLTSAPEAMLTQVSSPDYSFAKRSPQRSRLRKGILAVFALACSGLLPITLIQLQKIMLRNEAVRAEQQLATDPTTGLVLAIQAVGQNRDRLPGAILPEVQSSLLEAVQTARERNRFQLQTPIYTATFSPNSQTIAAAGADGNLYLWDRKGEHRTLSGRAQSTDKAQPIRSLSFSSDGMQVIGITDTASNAVQRWSLKQNALVPLKFDSPSPITAAAFSADGEEIVTGSSDGRVRLWNSQQQWIGQLLAPTGTVTAVSLTGGTIASSSTDGRLSFWNTKGDLLGQLGVNSSIQSMRVDQAGQRIIVQDAKHQHAFFWNVQAQQWQQSVLGAVEQVQSVDLSPDNTIAAQGLKDGTLYLVPATPKSQFPSIPLLGHQGQINIVRFSPNVKTLMSGGADGSIRLWDAFDGTLLTRSHAQEGIAAVLKTIASSPNGQHLVVWDSNGKLYIKDIDRKTIAQLDVIDQNKLLQTAFSSNGQIIAAQTETRAENGLAQQIKLWRTDSKILADFKVLQTEGIQAFAVNNQGNQIAQISETGKLQLWNTQGQLLGETALIPNFTQAKFLQFSPDGQFLISGTVDQTDQAQSAEQPKGQICLWSIRSGITQQSCQTISSQTAQIRSDGKALAIGSTDGKVYLWNLQTQQVTASSALSPDSITALAFSPDEQTIVSGSKDGSVHLLDSQLHPTGQPFRGHQSPIQSVAFNQQGQTIVSVSQDGEIRLWQGNWEGWLKTACDRLQAHPIFTNPTTTAAKVAKSTCQRWIWSAVQSSTPNVSAVSTSAVSTEEAVPQIVRLVVKLGDRRVYVYRGSNIEASYPIAIGRPGWETPTGNFRVFEMQRNPGWTHPLTNEVVAPGSQNPLGSRWIAFWSDGFNAAGFHGTPDQASVGQAISHGCLRMRDEDVRALYEWVKLGTSVSVEP; encoded by the coding sequence TTGTCGAATTCCTCCCTGAACCTTACCTCTGCCCCCGAAGCCATGCTGACTCAAGTTTCTAGCCCGGATTATTCCTTTGCAAAGCGATCGCCGCAACGTTCCCGTCTGCGAAAAGGAATTCTGGCAGTATTTGCCCTCGCCTGTAGTGGTCTGCTGCCAATCACCCTGATTCAATTGCAAAAGATCATGCTTCGCAATGAGGCAGTCCGGGCTGAACAGCAGTTAGCGACCGATCCAACAACTGGATTAGTTCTCGCTATCCAAGCTGTCGGACAAAACCGTGATCGCCTACCGGGGGCAATTCTGCCAGAGGTGCAGTCCAGTTTACTGGAGGCAGTGCAAACGGCAAGAGAACGAAACCGCTTCCAACTGCAAACCCCAATCTATACCGCTACTTTCAGTCCCAATTCTCAAACGATCGCTGCTGCCGGAGCCGATGGCAATCTGTATCTATGGGATCGAAAGGGAGAGCATCGCACCCTGTCCGGTCGGGCGCAGTCAACCGACAAAGCACAGCCTATTCGATCGCTTAGCTTTAGTTCCGATGGAATGCAGGTAATTGGAATTACGGATACTGCATCAAATGCCGTGCAGCGTTGGAGTCTGAAGCAAAATGCCCTGGTTCCCCTGAAGTTTGATAGTCCCAGCCCTATTACTGCGGCGGCTTTCAGTGCTGATGGAGAGGAAATTGTGACGGGCAGTTCCGATGGCAGAGTGCGCCTATGGAACTCCCAGCAGCAGTGGATTGGTCAGCTTCTTGCCCCGACAGGCACAGTAACAGCAGTTTCGTTAACAGGAGGGACGATCGCCAGCAGCAGCACAGATGGCAGGCTCTCTTTTTGGAATACGAAAGGAGACTTGCTTGGGCAACTGGGGGTAAATTCCAGCATTCAATCGATGCGAGTTGATCAGGCAGGACAGCGAATTATCGTCCAGGATGCAAAACACCAGCATGCTTTCTTCTGGAATGTTCAAGCTCAGCAGTGGCAGCAGTCTGTTTTAGGTGCAGTTGAGCAGGTGCAATCGGTTGATCTAAGTCCCGATAACACGATCGCAGCTCAGGGCTTGAAGGACGGAACGCTGTACCTCGTACCTGCAACACCCAAAAGTCAATTCCCATCTATTCCTCTTCTGGGTCATCAAGGGCAAATCAATATTGTCCGCTTCAGCCCCAATGTTAAAACTTTGATGAGTGGTGGTGCAGACGGCAGTATTCGATTATGGGACGCTTTTGACGGAACGCTGCTTACTCGCTCTCATGCTCAGGAAGGCATTGCGGCAGTGCTTAAAACGATCGCCTCTAGCCCTAATGGTCAGCATCTCGTCGTGTGGGATAGTAATGGCAAACTGTACATTAAAGACATCGATCGGAAAACGATCGCTCAGCTAGATGTAATTGATCAAAATAAACTCCTACAGACAGCTTTTAGCTCCAACGGTCAGATTATTGCAGCACAGACAGAGACGCGGGCAGAAAACGGTTTAGCACAGCAAATTAAGCTTTGGAGAACTGATAGCAAAATCCTTGCGGACTTTAAAGTGCTTCAAACCGAAGGAATTCAAGCTTTTGCTGTAAATAATCAGGGCAATCAAATTGCACAAATCAGCGAAACCGGAAAGCTTCAACTCTGGAATACTCAGGGACAACTTTTAGGAGAAACAGCCCTAATCCCTAATTTCACTCAAGCTAAATTCCTGCAATTCAGCCCCGATGGTCAATTTCTGATCAGTGGCACAGTGGATCAAACGGATCAAGCCCAATCCGCAGAACAACCGAAAGGGCAAATATGCCTCTGGTCAATTCGTTCGGGGATCACTCAGCAGAGTTGTCAGACAATCTCCAGTCAAACTGCCCAGATTCGATCGGATGGAAAAGCACTGGCGATTGGCTCAACGGACGGTAAGGTTTATTTGTGGAATCTGCAAACTCAGCAGGTTACAGCATCCTCAGCTTTAAGTCCCGATAGCATTACTGCCCTTGCTTTTAGCCCTGATGAACAAACGATTGTAAGCGGTAGTAAGGATGGATCTGTCCATTTACTTGATAGCCAACTGCACCCTACGGGACAGCCTTTCAGAGGACACCAATCCCCAATTCAATCCGTAGCTTTTAACCAACAGGGTCAAACGATCGTCAGTGTTAGTCAAGATGGCGAAATTCGTCTCTGGCAGGGGAACTGGGAAGGCTGGCTCAAAACCGCCTGCGATCGACTGCAAGCTCATCCCATCTTTACCAATCCCACCACAACTGCGGCAAAAGTGGCAAAATCAACCTGTCAGCGCTGGATTTGGTCAGCAGTTCAATCCTCGACTCCCAATGTTTCTGCGGTTTCTACATCTGCGGTTTCTACAGAAGAAGCAGTGCCTCAAATAGTACGGCTAGTCGTAAAACTCGGCGATCGGCGGGTCTATGTTTATCGTGGCAGTAATATTGAAGCCAGTTATCCTATAGCGATCGGGCGACCGGGTTGGGAAACACCCACAGGTAATTTCCGCGTGTTTGAGATGCAAAGAAATCCAGGTTGGACTCATCCTTTAACCAATGAAGTTGTCGCTCCCGGATCCCAAAATCCACTCGGTAGCCGCTGGATTGCTTTCTGGTCAGACGGTTTCAATGCTGCCGGATTCCACGGCACACCTGATCAGGCTTCGGTAGGTCAAGCCATCTCCCACGGATGCCTGCGAATGCGTGATGAAGATGTTCGTGCCCTCTATGAATGGGTCAAACTAGGGACCTCAGTTAGCGTTGAGCCTTAA